The DNA window TCGGCCGCCATCTCGGACACGATCCGCAGCCCGCGCCCGCCTTCAAGGTCGGGATACTCGGGGAAGATCCGTGGCCTACCCGGGCCTCCTTCGTCCAAGACGGCGATCCACAAGCGCCCGACATCGCCGCGAATGGTCACGAGAAAGCGACCGCCGAACCGTCCACTCGCCGAGTGCCGTATCGCGTTCGTTGCCAGCTCACTCACGATCAGCTCGGCCGTCGCGACGTCAGGCCAGCCCTTGAGGAACGTGGTGACGAAGCGCCGGGCTTCGGTGATCGAGACGGTGGACCCGAGGAAGTAGCGAGAGATGCACCAAGCCGACACGGGAAACTCCTGGTGTCTAGGGGACTATACGCCGCCGAGCACCAAGCGTATGAGCAGCATTGCAGCAAGCTCAAGGTATTCCACGTATAAATACGTGCTCTAGCGAGTGTGGGCTGCCAGGTTCCTCATGTCCTGGGCGATCTGCCCGAGAAGATCCCGCACTTCATCCCCGTACACCGCAGCGTTGCCGAACAGCTCGAAGGTCTCCTCGTGAGCCGTGATCTCATGCGCCTGTGTCATCGTGAGATCACCGGTCATGCTCTCGACCACGCTCGCGCCCCCGTCGTAGATCGTGAACCCATGCAGCGGAAAGGCTGGCGCCTCCACCGTCCAGGGCACAACTCCGAGCCGCACATGCGGCATCGTGGACACCTGAGCCAGCCGATCAAGCTGCGCCACCATCAGCGCCGGCGACCCCGGCCAGGTCCGGACCGCTCCCTCGGTCAGCAGGAACGCGAACTCTCGATCCGCCTCGAACAACACCGCTTGGGCATTCAGTCGAACGGCCGTAGCCTTGGCCGCGTCCTCCTCATCAACATCGCGGCCGATCGCCAGCGCGAGCCTGGCATATTCGGCGGTCTGCAAGATTGCCGGGATCATCGCGGACTGGAACGACACCACCCGCCGCGCCGCACGCAATCGAGCAGCATTGGCCGCCTCCCGGCCGGCAAGCCCACCCTTGAGCCGAGACACCTCATCACGCAGCCGGGCGAGCAGGTCGTCCAGTTCTGCCCGCTCACCCTCATTCAGTCCAAGAGCATCGGCCAGCCGATCAACCGTCTCAGGCGTAGGAAGTAGCCGACCCGTCTCTATCCGGGAGACGGTGGGCTGAGCGACCTGAGCACGCTGCGCCAGTTCCTTCCCAGTCAGCCCCGCCC is part of the Nonomuraea coxensis DSM 45129 genome and encodes:
- a CDS encoding helix-turn-helix domain-containing protein yields the protein MGELLRRLRKRAGLTGKELAQRAQVAQPTVSRIETGRLLPTPETVDRLADALGLNEGERAELDDLLARLRDEVSRLKGGLAGREAANAARLRAARRVVSFQSAMIPAILQTAEYARLALAIGRDVDEEDAAKATAVRLNAQAVLFEADREFAFLLTEGAVRTWPGSPALMVAQLDRLAQVSTMPHVRLGVVPWTVEAPAFPLHGFTIYDGGASVVESMTGDLTMTQAHEITAHEETFELFGNAAVYGDEVRDLLGQIAQDMRNLAAHTR
- a CDS encoding ATP-binding protein translates to MSAWCISRYFLGSTVSITEARRFVTTFLKGWPDVATAELIVSELATNAIRHSASGRFGGRFLVTIRGDVGRLWIAVLDEGGPGRPRIFPEYPDLEGGRGLRIVSEMAAEWGVLGDHRGRTVWASLNDASRAQRQDC